The Shewanella algae DNA segment TAGCCCCCATCCACTGGAAGGAAGGATAAAAGAACGAAAAACCGGTCAGGAAAGTGACTAAACCTGCCGCCACAATAAACCAGTGGCAGATACGGTCGAACAGCTTATGACGCACTATCATCTCTTGCTTGTGATGCTCGCTCATTTGCCGTCCTCCTCTTTCTGAGCCGCTTGCTGATCTTCTTCAGGCGGCTGATAACCGGGTTGATCCTCTTCGACTATGTTGCGGCCAACGGTGATCTTGTGCAGACAAGCCACAGCGGCTGTTGCCAGGATCCCAACTGTACCCAGAGGCTTGACCCAGTCCTGCCACAGAGTGACAGACAGTGGGATCTGCGGATCTTCCGGCATGTTGTAGCTTTCAGGCTGAGTGACATCGTGCAATATCATCATCATCCCTGTGCCACCCACACCCTCAGGGTTGTAAAGCCCGGCCTTGGCAAAGCCGCGTTCCTTGAGTTCGGCCACCCGCTTATCGGCATAGAACAACATGTCTTCACGGGTACCGAAACGCAGCGCGCCTGTAGTACAGGTCTTGACACAGGAAGGCTCCAGCCCGACCGCCAGACGGTCGGAACACATGGTGCACTTGTAGGCCTTGTTGTCCTTGGGATCGATTTTGGGGATATCGAACGGACAAGCGCTGGCGCAATAACCGCAACCGATACACTTGTCTGAATCGAAGTCCACCACCCCATTGACATGCTGCACAATGGCGCCTGCGGTCGAACACGCCTTGAGACAGGCGGGATCGGCACAGTGCATACAAGCAGAGTGAGTGAACTGCCAGCGCAGCTTATTGCGCTCGTCCATCACCTCGTTGTACTCCATCAGGGTCCAGACCTGGCCTGAGAGTTTCATCGGGTTTTGATAACTTCCCTCGAAACTGCCCACTTCTTCGCGCAGATCGTTCCATTCGGAGCACGCCACCTGACAGGCCTTACAGCCGTTACACTTGGTCGCATCAAACAGTTTTGCGACCTGCTTGACGTCACCAATCCGAGTTTGCGATGCCGGCGTTGCCGCTGAGGTGCCGGAGCGTCGAATAATATCTTGTGTTGCCATTATCAGACCTCCGCCTTCTCAACGTTCACCAGGAACGCTTTGTACTCAGGAACACCCGTGTTGGCATCACCCATTTCGGTAGTCAGCACGTTACAGCTATAAGCCTTCTTGGTGAGGGCGTTATGGCTACCGTGACGTGGAATACCCAGAGTGTGTACCGTTTGACCATTGACCTGCAGTGGACGCAAACGCTTGGTCACCAAGGCTTTGGTAAGAATGTGGCCACGCTTGGAGCTCACTTTCACCCAGTCGCCATTCTTGATGCCTTTTTCTGCCGCCAACTGCTCGTTCATTTCCACAAAGGTCTCTGGCATGGATATCGCCGCCAAACGGCAGTGAGTCGTCCAGAAGTTAAAGTGTTCTGTGAGCGAGTAAGTGGTACAGGCGTATGGGAACTCCTCTTTGGTACCTATGGTTTCTTTCACACCCTCAAACCAACGCAGCACTGGGCTGTGCACCACTTTCGGATGCAACGGGTTGGTACCGATTGGTGATTCCACCGGCTCATAGTGTTCAGGGAACGGCCCTTCTTTCAGCAGTTTCAGCGCGAACAAACGGCCCGCCCCTTCCGGCTGCATGATGAATGGGTGTGCACTGTCCTGTGGATTGAGCTTGGCGTTGAAGTCAGGCACGTCTATGCCTTCCCACTTGCCATCTTTCCACTCGACTATGGTGCGGTTTGGATCCCATGGCTTACCGTTGACATCACAAGAGGCACGGTTGTAGAGCACCCGACGGTTGGCAGGCCAAGCAAATGCCCATCCAGGGGTAATACCTTTACCTGACGGATCGTGGTTGTCGCGGCGTGCCATCTGGTTGCCTTGCTCGGTCCAGGAACCGGCATAGATCCAACAGGCACAGGCGGTGCTGCCATCGGCCTTGAGTTCAGTAAAGCTGCTCAGTTGACGGCCGGTGTTAACATCGTATCCGTTCAACTCTTTGGTCAG contains these protein-coding regions:
- the fdxH gene encoding formate dehydrogenase subunit beta, with the translated sequence MATQDIIRRSGTSAATPASQTRIGDVKQVAKLFDATKCNGCKACQVACSEWNDLREEVGSFEGSYQNPMKLSGQVWTLMEYNEVMDERNKLRWQFTHSACMHCADPACLKACSTAGAIVQHVNGVVDFDSDKCIGCGYCASACPFDIPKIDPKDNKAYKCTMCSDRLAVGLEPSCVKTCTTGALRFGTREDMLFYADKRVAELKERGFAKAGLYNPEGVGGTGMMMILHDVTQPESYNMPEDPQIPLSVTLWQDWVKPLGTVGILATAAVACLHKITVGRNIVEEDQPGYQPPEEDQQAAQKEEDGK